From Streptomyces sp. Edi4, one genomic window encodes:
- the rpsA gene encoding 30S ribosomal protein S1, with amino-acid sequence MTSSTETTSTTPQVAVNDIGNEEAFLAAIDETIKYFNDGDIVDGVIVKVDRDEVLLDIGYKTEGVIPSRELSIKHDVDPNEVVKVGDEIEALVLQKEDKEGRLILSKKRAQYERAWGTIEKIKEEDGIVTGTVIEVVKGGLILDIGLRGFLPASLVEMRRVRDLQPYVGKELEAKIIELDKNRNNVVLSRRAWLEQTQSEVRQTFLTTLQKGQVRSGVVSSIVNFGAFVDLGGVDGLVHVSELSWKHIDHPSEVVEVGQEVTVEVLDVDMDRERVSLSLKATQEDPWQQFARTHQIGQVVPGKVTKLVPFGAFVRVDEGIEGLVHISELAERHVEIPEQVVQVNDEIFVKVIDIDLERRRISLSLKQANESFGADPASVEFDPTLYGMAASYDDQGNYIYPEGFDPETNDWLEGYETQREAWEGQYAEAQSRFEQHQAQVIKSREADEAAAAEGAAAPAGAPAGVSGGSYSSESDDNSGALASDEALAALREKLAGGQS; translated from the coding sequence ATGACGAGCAGCACCGAGACCACCTCTACCACTCCGCAGGTAGCGGTCAACGACATCGGTAACGAGGAAGCCTTCCTCGCCGCGATCGACGAGACGATCAAGTACTTCAACGACGGCGACATCGTCGACGGCGTCATCGTGAAGGTCGACCGGGACGAGGTCCTGCTCGACATCGGTTACAAGACCGAAGGCGTGATCCCGAGCCGTGAGCTCTCGATCAAGCACGACGTCGACCCGAACGAGGTCGTCAAGGTCGGCGACGAGATCGAGGCCCTGGTTCTCCAGAAGGAGGACAAGGAAGGCCGTCTGATCCTGTCCAAGAAGCGCGCTCAGTACGAGCGTGCCTGGGGCACGATCGAGAAGATCAAGGAAGAAGACGGCATCGTCACCGGTACCGTCATCGAGGTCGTCAAGGGTGGTCTCATCCTCGACATCGGCCTCCGCGGCTTCCTGCCGGCCTCCCTCGTCGAGATGCGTCGTGTCCGCGACCTCCAGCCCTACGTGGGCAAGGAGCTCGAGGCGAAGATCATCGAGCTGGACAAGAACCGCAACAACGTGGTCCTGTCCCGCCGCGCCTGGCTCGAGCAGACCCAGTCCGAGGTTCGCCAGACGTTCCTCACCACCCTGCAGAAGGGTCAGGTCCGCTCCGGCGTCGTCTCCTCGATCGTCAACTTCGGTGCCTTCGTGGACCTGGGTGGCGTCGACGGTCTCGTCCACGTCTCCGAGCTGTCCTGGAAGCACATCGACCACCCCTCCGAGGTTGTCGAGGTCGGCCAGGAAGTCACCGTCGAGGTCCTGGACGTCGACATGGACCGCGAGCGTGTCTCCCTGTCGCTGAAGGCGACGCAGGAAGACCCGTGGCAGCAGTTCGCCCGTACGCACCAGATCGGGCAGGTTGTCCCCGGTAAGGTCACCAAGCTCGTTCCGTTCGGCGCGTTCGTCCGCGTCGACGAGGGCATCGAGGGCCTGGTCCACATCTCCGAGCTGGCCGAGCGCCACGTGGAGATCCCGGAGCAGGTTGTCCAGGTCAACGACGAGATCTTCGTCAAGGTCATCGACATCGACCTCGAGCGTCGTCGGATCTCGCTGTCCCTGAAGCAGGCCAACGAGTCCTTCGGTGCCGACCCGGCGTCGGTCGAGTTCGACCCGACCCTGTACGGCATGGCCGCGTCCTACGACGACCAGGGCAACTACATCTACCCCGAGGGCTTCGACCCCGAGACCAACGACTGGCTCGAGGGCTACGAGACCCAGCGCGAGGCGTGGGAGGGCCAGTACGCCGAGGCGCAGTCGCGCTTCGAGCAGCACCAGGCCCAGGTCATCAAGTCCCGCGAGGCCGACGAGGCCGCCGCTGCCGAGGGCGCTGCCGCTCCGGCCGGTGCCCCGGCGGGCGTCTCCGGCGGTTCGTACTCCTCGGAGTCGGACGACAACTCCGGCGCCCTGGCGTCGGACGAGGCGCTGGCCGCGCTGCGCGAGAAGCTGGCGGGCGGCCAGAGCTGA
- a CDS encoding class I SAM-dependent methyltransferase: protein MSQEIPAYESDDGSVSEPEATRRTAGGTESSRASRSWWDRNADEYQTDHGAFLGDDRFIWGPEGLDEADARLLGPPDSLRGLDVLEIGAGAAQCSRWLAAQGARPVALDLSHRQLQHALRIDGGAGAFALVEADAGALPFADGSFDLACSAYGAVPFVAEPVKVFREVRRVLRPGGRWVFSVTHPIRWAFPDEPGPDGLSVAASYFDRTPYVEQDESGRAVYVEHHRTLGDRVRDVVAGGFRLEDLVEPEWPAWNAQEWGGWSPLRGNLIPGTAIFVCVRD, encoded by the coding sequence ATGAGCCAAGAGATCCCAGCGTACGAGTCCGATGACGGGTCCGTTTCCGAGCCGGAGGCGACACGGCGTACCGCCGGGGGCACGGAGAGCAGCCGGGCCAGCCGGAGCTGGTGGGACCGCAACGCCGACGAGTATCAGACAGATCACGGCGCGTTCCTCGGCGACGACCGCTTCATCTGGGGGCCCGAGGGCCTGGACGAGGCGGACGCCCGGCTCCTGGGTCCGCCGGACTCCCTGCGGGGACTGGACGTCCTGGAGATCGGGGCCGGCGCCGCGCAGTGTTCGCGCTGGCTGGCCGCCCAGGGCGCCCGCCCGGTGGCCCTCGACCTCTCCCACCGCCAGCTCCAGCACGCCCTGCGCATCGACGGTGGCGCCGGCGCCTTCGCGCTGGTCGAGGCGGACGCGGGCGCGCTGCCCTTCGCGGACGGCTCCTTCGACCTGGCGTGCTCGGCATACGGCGCGGTCCCCTTCGTCGCGGAGCCGGTGAAGGTCTTCCGCGAGGTGCGTCGGGTACTGCGCCCCGGCGGCCGCTGGGTCTTCTCCGTCACCCACCCCATCCGCTGGGCCTTCCCCGACGAGCCGGGGCCCGACGGCCTGTCGGTCGCCGCCTCCTACTTCGACCGGACGCCGTACGTCGAGCAGGACGAGAGCGGCCGCGCGGTCTATGTGGAGCACCACCGCACCCTGGGCGACCGGGTGCGGGACGTGGTCGCCGGCGGTTTCCGCCTGGAGGACCTGGTCGAGCCGGAGTGGCCGGCCTGGAACGCGCAGGAGTGGGGTGGCTGGTCGCCGCTGCGGGGCAATCTGATCCCCGGGACGGCGATCTTCGTGTGCGTACGGGATTGA
- the hrpB gene encoding ATP-dependent helicase HrpB: MMRTDALDALPVREAVPELLAALDGHGTAVLCAPPGTGKTTLVPLVLAGLTGAGPVRRVVVAEPRRIAARAAARRMAWLLGEQPGGRIGFTVRGERRVGPDTVVEVVTTGVLLQRLQRDQELADVDVVVIDECHERHLDADTAAAFLLDVRTALRPELRLVAASATTDAEGWARLLGDAPVVEAAGVSHPVEVVWAPPAQPVRPPHGMRVDPALLTHVASTVRRALAEREGDVLCFLPGVGEIGRVARQLGDLSGVEVLEVHGRAPAWVQDAVLAGSPGRRVVLATSVAESSLTVPGVRVVVDCGLAREPRVDHARGLGALTTVRASRAASRQRAGRAGREAPGAVYRCWTEAEHGRLPSFPAPEIKVADLAAFALQAACWGDPSAEGLALLDAPPAGAMAAARAVLTAIGAVDEQGRATDRGARMSRLGLHPRLARALLDGASEVGGRRAAEVVALLSEEPPREYGDDLAAAWRTARRGGDGYAARWQQEVRRLTAAAGTHTDRGSAEGAAGLIAALAFPERVARARGGGAFLMVSGTGAEAGQGSGLSTADWLAVAVADRPVQAASARIRLAAVIDEATARIAAGHLVTEGEEVCWEDADVVARRASRLGAVDLAIRPLKNPDPALVRDALLDGLAREGLGLLRWTRDARGLRERLAFLHRVRGEPWPDVSDAALLARAEQWLEPELSRARRRADLGRIEAGAALSRLLPWACGEAARLDELAPERIQVPSGSRIRVEYGGEQPVLAVKLQEMFGLDGTPEVAGVPVLVHLLSPAGRPAAVTADLANFWRQGYRAVRAELRGRYPKHPWPEDPTAVPATRFTTARLKR, translated from the coding sequence ATGATGCGAACCGACGCTCTCGACGCTCTCCCCGTACGCGAGGCCGTCCCCGAGCTGCTTGCCGCACTCGACGGGCACGGGACGGCCGTGCTGTGCGCCCCGCCCGGCACGGGCAAGACCACGCTCGTGCCGCTGGTGCTCGCGGGGCTGACCGGCGCAGGCCCGGTGCGACGGGTCGTGGTGGCCGAGCCGCGTCGCATAGCGGCCCGGGCCGCCGCCCGCCGGATGGCCTGGCTGCTGGGCGAGCAGCCGGGCGGCCGGATCGGCTTCACCGTGCGCGGCGAGCGGCGCGTGGGGCCCGACACCGTCGTCGAGGTCGTCACCACCGGCGTACTCCTCCAACGCCTGCAGCGCGACCAGGAGTTGGCGGACGTCGACGTCGTCGTCATCGACGAGTGCCACGAGCGCCACCTCGACGCGGACACCGCGGCCGCCTTCCTCCTGGACGTGCGCACCGCCTTGCGCCCGGAGCTGCGCCTGGTGGCGGCGTCCGCGACGACGGACGCCGAGGGCTGGGCCCGGCTGCTCGGGGACGCTCCGGTCGTCGAGGCGGCCGGGGTGTCGCACCCGGTGGAGGTGGTGTGGGCGCCGCCCGCCCAGCCGGTCCGCCCACCGCACGGCATGCGGGTGGATCCTGCCCTGCTGACGCACGTGGCGTCGACGGTGCGGCGCGCCCTGGCCGAGCGGGAGGGCGATGTGCTCTGCTTCCTGCCGGGCGTGGGTGAAATCGGGCGCGTGGCACGGCAGTTGGGCGATCTTTCCGGAGTGGAGGTGCTTGAGGTGCATGGCCGGGCCCCGGCCTGGGTGCAGGACGCGGTGCTGGCCGGATCGCCGGGGCGGCGGGTGGTCCTGGCCACTTCGGTCGCCGAGTCCTCTTTGACGGTGCCCGGGGTGCGGGTGGTCGTGGACTGCGGTCTGGCCCGCGAGCCGAGGGTGGATCATGCCCGTGGCCTCGGCGCCCTGACGACGGTGCGGGCCTCGCGGGCCGCCTCCCGCCAGCGTGCCGGCCGGGCCGGGCGTGAGGCGCCGGGCGCGGTCTACCGCTGCTGGACCGAGGCGGAGCACGGGCGGCTGCCCAGCTTCCCGGCCCCGGAGATCAAGGTCGCCGACCTCGCCGCGTTCGCTCTGCAGGCGGCCTGCTGGGGCGATCCGTCGGCCGAAGGCCTCGCCCTGCTGGACGCGCCGCCCGCCGGGGCGATGGCCGCGGCCCGTGCCGTACTGACGGCGATCGGGGCGGTGGACGAACAGGGCCGCGCCACCGACCGGGGCGCCCGGATGTCCCGGCTCGGGCTGCACCCGCGTCTGGCCCGTGCCCTGCTCGACGGCGCTTCGGAGGTCGGTGGCCGACGGGCCGCCGAAGTGGTGGCGCTGCTGAGCGAGGAGCCTCCACGGGAGTACGGCGATGATCTGGCGGCGGCCTGGCGCACGGCGCGCCGGGGCGGGGACGGGTACGCGGCGCGCTGGCAGCAGGAGGTGCGGCGCCTGACCGCCGCCGCGGGGACCCACACGGACAGGGGTTCCGCCGAGGGCGCCGCAGGGCTGATCGCGGCCCTGGCGTTCCCCGAACGGGTGGCGCGGGCACGCGGGGGCGGCGCGTTCCTGATGGTGTCGGGCACCGGCGCCGAGGCCGGGCAGGGCTCCGGGCTCAGCACGGCGGACTGGCTGGCGGTGGCCGTCGCCGACCGTCCCGTCCAGGCCGCGTCCGCCAGGATCCGTCTGGCCGCCGTCATCGACGAGGCGACGGCCCGGATCGCGGCGGGGCACCTTGTGACCGAGGGCGAGGAGGTGTGCTGGGAGGACGCGGATGTGGTGGCCCGCCGGGCGTCCCGGCTCGGCGCGGTCGACTTGGCCATACGTCCGCTCAAAAACCCCGACCCGGCGCTCGTGCGGGACGCGCTGCTCGACGGCCTGGCGCGGGAAGGGCTCGGTCTTCTGCGGTGGACCCGTGACGCGCGCGGCCTGCGGGAACGGCTGGCGTTCCTGCACCGGGTGCGTGGAGAGCCCTGGCCCGATGTGTCCGACGCCGCCCTCCTCGCCCGGGCCGAGCAGTGGCTCGAGCCGGAGCTCTCACGGGCCCGGCGCCGGGCCGACCTCGGGAGGATCGAGGCGGGCGCGGCTCTCAGCCGGCTGCTGCCGTGGGCCTGCGGGGAGGCGGCCCGGCTCGACGAGCTGGCCCCCGAGCGGATCCAGGTGCCCAGCGGATCACGGATACGGGTGGAGTACGGGGGTGAACAGCCGGTGCTGGCCGTCAAGTTGCAGGAGATGTTCGGCCTGGACGGCACGCCGGAAGTGGCGGGGGTGCCGGTCCTTGTCCATCTGCTCTCCCCCGCGGGCCGGCCGGCCGCCGTCACCGCCGACCTGGCGAACTTCTGGCGCCAGGGGTACCGCGCCGTGCGGGCCGAACTGCGCGGCCGCTATCCCAAGCACCCCTGGCCGGAGGACCCGACTGCGGTGCCGGCGACGCGGTTCACCACGGCGCGGCTCAAACGGTGA
- a CDS encoding DUF3068 domain-containing protein: MRRKASLVLLALAVFFAALSPLLRWYAFPRLAKIPPSQYQEAVLEAKNATLIDYATMRSRTVPKVTVVQTLKGNVEAAKEIEKSAGDDVVVWDTLSYIQGPDGKMVSQIPERYIFDAHSQAPVHATGEMVDGDAVQRKGIEFKWPFLTEKRDYEYFDFQARTSAPIHYKGTRQFHGLHVYYFEQTIPWTKVPYPKKMPLPGIDSSTLEQTTGTSLWYTTTRKFWVDPVTGAPVNGEELNQEEMRGGTLLGGRDKVTVFAGDVKMRDDYVKYTVDLVKKNRALVLMLTSYLPWGFLGLALALLALALWLEARGRRPDDPPPAMTEPLEPVTV; the protein is encoded by the coding sequence ATGCGACGCAAAGCCAGTCTCGTTCTGCTCGCCCTCGCCGTGTTCTTCGCCGCCCTGTCGCCCCTGTTGCGCTGGTACGCCTTCCCCCGCCTCGCCAAGATCCCGCCCAGCCAGTACCAGGAGGCGGTCCTCGAAGCGAAGAACGCCACCCTCATCGACTACGCCACGATGCGGTCAAGGACGGTCCCCAAGGTGACCGTCGTCCAGACGCTCAAGGGCAACGTCGAGGCCGCCAAGGAGATCGAGAAGAGCGCCGGCGACGACGTCGTGGTGTGGGACACCCTCTCCTACATCCAGGGACCCGACGGCAAGATGGTCTCCCAGATACCCGAGCGCTACATCTTCGACGCGCACAGCCAGGCGCCCGTCCACGCCACCGGCGAGATGGTCGACGGCGACGCCGTGCAGCGCAAGGGCATCGAGTTCAAGTGGCCCTTTCTGACCGAGAAACGGGACTACGAGTACTTCGACTTCCAGGCCCGCACCTCCGCGCCCATCCACTACAAGGGCACCAGGCAGTTCCACGGACTCCACGTCTACTACTTCGAGCAGACCATCCCCTGGACCAAGGTGCCCTACCCGAAGAAGATGCCGCTGCCCGGCATCGACTCCAGCACCTTGGAGCAGACCACCGGCACCTCTCTCTGGTACACCACCACCCGCAAGTTCTGGGTCGACCCCGTCACCGGCGCCCCGGTCAACGGTGAGGAGCTGAACCAGGAGGAGATGCGCGGCGGCACCCTCCTTGGTGGCCGAGACAAGGTCACCGTGTTCGCCGGCGACGTCAAGATGCGGGACGACTACGTCAAGTACACCGTCGACCTGGTCAAGAAGAACCGCGCCCTGGTCCTGATGCTCACCTCCTACCTCCCGTGGGGATTTCTCGGTCTCGCCCTGGCCCTGCTCGCCCTCGCCCTGTGGCTGGAGGCACGCGGCCGCCGCCCCGACGACCCGCCCCCGGCCATGACCGAGCCACTGGAACCCGTCACCGTTTGA
- a CDS encoding SPW_0924 family protein: MRALIAAAIGLAAALALVLTVSAIGAPEGKTSPKPLLTTVPSAPGKITQTK, encoded by the coding sequence ATGCGCGCCCTCATAGCTGCCGCGATCGGGCTTGCCGCCGCCCTCGCCCTCGTCCTGACCGTGTCGGCCATCGGCGCCCCCGAAGGAAAGACCTCGCCGAAACCGCTGCTCACCACGGTCCCCAGCGCGCCAGGGAAGATCACCCAGACCAAGTAG
- a CDS encoding lytic transglycosylase domain-containing protein, whose translation MAPHMGRRLRKGAGTTAVAALAVAALSASQAPAVVHASSPADQSASDATPTPTPDAPASGNSPYYTDLPPLTSPTPPIAPTAPVTTIPTGDQQGIPATVLDAYKKAEAALATSRPGCHLPWQLLGGIGKVESGHANGGRVDANGTTLTPILGPVLDGVGFANITDTDGGAYDGDKVHDRAVGPMQFIPSTWATAGRDGNGDGVNDPNNVYDAALATGYYLCGSGRDLAVKADLDKAILSYNQSQEYLTTVTTWFDFYRRGTHEVPDGAGSLPGRRSDQTTTKQPPVTPKAPPKGHASQPSSPPASKPSTKPDPAPTTPVRPTPPPARPGGDTKPTPVPFPKTLEDAGTKELTAPAGAGFAGHPTAVVKDASGKAMAGVSVRFEIAGDTDTRFAGGATTATVATEADGRAVAPVLEAGEKTGTFTVRATIVTSALAAVEWKATVLARQADDLTRGDAKALTAVPSGEFANAVSLKATYKGAAAAHVAASATMVAEPAAGADPKAAPKVNDKGPYFKDAKGNPVREIKDLTTDANGLLVLPKMYADGQSGTFLLRVTTEGGATITLKLTVAAAS comes from the coding sequence ATGGCACCGCACATGGGCCGACGACTGCGTAAGGGAGCGGGGACCACGGCGGTCGCCGCGCTCGCGGTGGCGGCGCTTTCCGCGTCGCAGGCACCCGCAGTAGTGCACGCGAGCAGTCCGGCCGACCAGTCGGCGTCGGACGCGACGCCGACGCCCACGCCGGATGCCCCGGCCTCGGGCAACTCGCCGTACTACACCGACCTTCCGCCGCTCACGTCGCCGACGCCCCCGATCGCGCCCACTGCGCCAGTGACGACGATCCCCACCGGCGACCAGCAGGGCATACCCGCCACGGTGCTCGACGCGTACAAGAAGGCGGAAGCGGCGCTCGCGACGAGCCGGCCGGGCTGCCACCTGCCGTGGCAACTGCTCGGCGGCATCGGCAAGGTCGAGTCGGGCCACGCCAACGGCGGCCGGGTCGACGCCAACGGCACGACGCTCACCCCGATCCTCGGCCCGGTGCTCGACGGAGTCGGGTTCGCCAACATCACCGACACCGACGGCGGCGCGTACGACGGCGACAAGGTGCACGACCGGGCGGTGGGGCCCATGCAGTTCATCCCCTCCACCTGGGCGACCGCGGGCCGCGACGGCAACGGCGATGGCGTCAACGACCCCAACAACGTCTACGACGCAGCGCTCGCCACCGGGTACTACCTGTGCGGCAGCGGCCGCGACCTCGCGGTCAAGGCCGACCTGGACAAGGCGATCCTGAGCTACAACCAGTCGCAGGAGTACCTGACGACGGTCACGACGTGGTTCGACTTCTACCGGCGCGGCACCCACGAGGTTCCCGACGGCGCCGGCTCGCTGCCCGGCCGCCGCAGTGACCAGACCACCACCAAGCAACCGCCGGTGACGCCGAAGGCACCGCCCAAGGGGCATGCCTCCCAGCCGAGTTCGCCGCCCGCATCCAAGCCGTCCACCAAGCCCGACCCGGCGCCCACCACGCCCGTGCGGCCCACGCCCCCGCCGGCCAGGCCCGGCGGCGACACCAAGCCGACCCCGGTGCCGTTCCCCAAGACGCTGGAGGACGCCGGCACCAAGGAGCTGACGGCGCCCGCCGGCGCCGGTTTCGCCGGTCACCCCACGGCGGTCGTGAAGGACGCGTCCGGCAAGGCGATGGCGGGCGTGAGCGTGCGGTTCGAGATCGCCGGGGACACCGACACCCGCTTCGCCGGCGGTGCCACCACCGCCACCGTGGCCACCGAGGCGGACGGCAGGGCCGTCGCGCCGGTGCTCGAGGCCGGCGAGAAGACCGGCACGTTCACGGTGCGCGCCACGATCGTCACGTCCGCGCTGGCCGCCGTCGAGTGGAAGGCCACGGTCCTGGCCCGCCAGGCCGACGACCTCACCCGGGGCGACGCCAAGGCGCTGACGGCCGTGCCCAGTGGCGAGTTCGCCAACGCCGTGTCGCTCAAGGCCACCTACAAGGGCGCCGCGGCAGCCCATGTCGCGGCATCCGCCACCATGGTCGCGGAGCCGGCGGCAGGCGCCGACCCGAAGGCCGCGCCCAAGGTCAACGACAAGGGCCCGTACTTCAAGGACGCCAAGGGCAACCCGGTCCGTGAGATCAAGGACCTCACGACCGACGCCAACGGTCTCCTGGTCCTGCCGAAGATGTACGCGGACGGGCAGAGCGGCACGTTCCTGCTCCGGGTCACCACCGAGGGCGGCGCCACGATCACGCTCAAGCTGACGGTGGCCGCCGCCTCCTGA